One Candidatus Schekmanbacteria bacterium genomic region harbors:
- a CDS encoding 4Fe-4S dicluster domain-containing protein, with protein MARWGMVIDLDKCNGCGACAVACIAENNIAPSNPQWFRQGRSIRWMDYLIEKEEHYPEVKKKILPRPCFHCDEPPCIKVCPVRATFKGEGGIVGQVYPRCIGCRYCTTACPYTVRYFNWFVPDWPDEMKPMFNPDVSVRPKGVVEKCTFCHHRLQKAKDRARFEKREMREDDYIPACAEACPAKAIYFGDLDNPEHKVFTLSKSRRVRRLLEDLGTEPKVFYLSEGE; from the coding sequence ATGGCTCGATGGGGAATGGTAATCGATCTTGACAAATGCAACGGCTGTGGTGCTTGTGCTGTGGCTTGTATTGCTGAAAATAATATAGCTCCTTCGAATCCTCAATGGTTTAGGCAGGGCAGATCGATTAGATGGATGGATTATCTGATTGAAAAGGAAGAACATTATCCTGAGGTAAAAAAGAAGATTCTTCCACGGCCTTGCTTCCATTGTGATGAGCCGCCTTGCATAAAGGTATGTCCTGTAAGAGCAACATTTAAAGGGGAAGGCGGGATTGTGGGACAGGTATACCCGAGGTGTATTGGATGCCGCTATTGCACAACAGCATGCCCTTATACTGTTCGTTATTTCAATTGGTTTGTACCTGATTGGCCAGATGAGATGAAGCCAATGTTCAATCCTGATGTTTCTGTGCGTCCTAAAGGGGTTGTTGAGAAATGCACATTTTGCCACCATCGTCTTCAGAAGGCAAAAGATAGGGCTCGGTTTGAGAAGCGTGAAATGAGAGAAGATGATTATATTCCTGCATGTGCTGAAGCATGTCCGGCAAAAGCAATCTATTTTGGAGACCTCGATAACCCTGAACATAAAGTTTTTACTTTGTCTAAAAGCAGACGGGTGAGACGGCTTCTTGAAGATTTAGGAACAGAGCCGAAGGTTTTTTATTTATCAGAAGGTGAATAA
- a CDS encoding polysulfide reductase, with product MAEENLKSKFKDPDDILLEPVINTGKGFYITVGILLAVIAWAAFAYICQLRWGLGVTGMNRPTFWGVYITNFVFFIGISHAGTLISAILRIAQAEWRRAITRSAEVITVMVLFIGLGNVIVDLGRPDRLMNPVIYGRFQSPLIWDFVSISTYLTASSIYLYIPLIPDIAIIRDKTKKFRLFYTILAMGWKGTERQWRILERLISIMAILVIPIAVSVHTVISYVFAMTVQPMWHSTIFGPYFVAGAIFSGIAALIIGMAILRKAFNLEAYFRKIHFEYMGILLLVMTLLWFYFTFCEYLTTYYGAEPSHMAVFWEKFNGRYAAPFWGMVLTCFIIPFAILCNSKTRTITGTVIASVSVTIGMWLERFCIIVPTLVNPRLPYDRGWYFPTWVEFSELAGSFAVFLLLYVLFTKFFPMISIWEIKEGREKGAEEVRERVDSYVPHFEKGEAKS from the coding sequence ATGGCGGAAGAAAATTTGAAATCTAAATTTAAAGATCCTGATGACATACTTCTTGAACCTGTCATAAATACGGGGAAGGGCTTTTATATAACCGTAGGAATTTTACTTGCAGTGATTGCTTGGGCTGCCTTTGCTTATATTTGCCAGTTGAGGTGGGGACTTGGTGTTACTGGTATGAACCGTCCAACATTTTGGGGCGTTTATATTACAAATTTCGTATTTTTTATTGGTATCAGTCATGCAGGGACCTTAATTTCAGCAATATTGAGAATCGCTCAGGCTGAGTGGAGGCGTGCGATAACAAGGTCGGCAGAGGTTATAACGGTAATGGTCTTATTCATCGGTCTTGGGAATGTAATTGTTGACCTCGGACGTCCTGACAGATTGATGAATCCCGTAATCTACGGCAGATTTCAATCACCGCTCATATGGGATTTTGTGAGTATTTCGACCTACCTTACAGCAAGCTCTATTTATCTCTATATTCCACTGATACCTGATATTGCAATAATACGGGATAAGACGAAGAAATTCCGCCTTTTTTATACCATTCTTGCAATGGGGTGGAAGGGCACTGAAAGACAGTGGCGGATTCTTGAAAGGCTGATATCTATAATGGCAATTCTTGTTATACCTATAGCCGTTTCAGTGCATACTGTTATTTCTTATGTTTTTGCAATGACAGTACAGCCAATGTGGCACAGCACGATATTTGGTCCCTATTTTGTTGCAGGAGCAATTTTTTCAGGCATTGCGGCGCTGATTATTGGAATGGCGATTCTGCGAAAGGCATTCAATCTCGAGGCATATTTCAGAAAAATCCATTTTGAATATATGGGAATTCTTCTTCTTGTTATGACGCTTCTGTGGTTCTATTTTACTTTTTGTGAATATCTTACAACCTATTATGGCGCAGAACCTTCCCATATGGCAGTCTTTTGGGAGAAATTCAATGGCCGTTATGCCGCTCCCTTTTGGGGAATGGTTTTAACCTGCTTCATTATCCCTTTTGCAATACTTTGCAACAGCAAAACAAGAACAATAACAGGCACAGTAATCGCTTCTGTTTCCGTGACTATTGGTATGTGGCTTGAGAGATTTTGTATTATAGTTCCAACTTTGGTCAATCCTCGTCTTCCCTATGATAGAGGGTGGTACTTTCCTACTTGGGTAGAATTTTCAGAGCTTGCAGGCTCCTTTGCTGTCTTTCTTCTTCTATATGTGCTCTTCACGAAATTTTTTCCAATGATTTCGATTTGGGAGATCAAGGAAGGAAGAGAAAAAGGTGCCGAAGAAGTAAGAGAGAGGGTTGACAGCTATGTGCCTCATTTTGAAAAAGGCGAAGCAAAAAGTTAG